The proteins below come from a single Polynucleobacter sp. MWH-UH23A genomic window:
- a CDS encoding uroporphyrinogen-III synthase: protein MSTKSIVITRPSGQARQQVELLNKAIKQSGINSSLVNIISLPLLTIVPKDNEQLADHIASALKDADLAIFVSPNAIESVMRLLERNWQDFSKKIIPIGVMGGSSRLALSNYGIGLEDAPTPVFMPQESGQWDSEGLWKELQKLGWDWATKKIVIFKGDGGREWLADTLKKAGATVEAISTYSRIPLDLDNPAWESIQELDISTSLWILTSSEAVRYLGSIAKDQFSLGLNHAAAICPHHNIADAAQEIGFGEVFTTDPGDEAMIKATLAWLSA from the coding sequence ATGAGCACTAAATCCATTGTGATTACTAGACCAAGTGGTCAGGCGCGACAGCAAGTGGAATTGCTGAATAAAGCGATTAAACAAAGCGGTATCAACTCATCATTGGTCAATATTATTTCTTTGCCTTTATTGACGATTGTTCCAAAAGACAATGAACAGTTAGCCGACCATATTGCTAGCGCTTTAAAGGATGCGGATTTAGCTATTTTTGTTAGCCCAAATGCGATTGAAAGCGTTATGCGCTTACTTGAGCGCAACTGGCAGGATTTTTCTAAGAAGATCATCCCTATTGGTGTGATGGGTGGCAGTAGTCGTTTGGCATTAAGCAATTATGGGATCGGTCTAGAAGATGCTCCGACCCCAGTGTTCATGCCGCAAGAAAGCGGGCAGTGGGACTCTGAAGGTTTGTGGAAAGAATTGCAAAAGCTAGGTTGGGATTGGGCCACCAAGAAAATTGTGATCTTTAAAGGCGATGGTGGCCGAGAGTGGCTTGCCGATACGCTGAAAAAAGCCGGAGCAACAGTCGAAGCGATTTCTACCTATTCGCGCATTCCTTTGGATCTCGATAATCCCGCTTGGGAGTCTATTCAAGAGCTTGATATTTCAACATCGCTGTGGATATTGACCTCTTCAGAGGCAGTGCGATATCTAGGAAGTATTGCAAAGGATCAGTTTTCACTAGGTCTGAACCATGCAGCTGCGATATGTCCACATCACAACATTGCCGATGCGGCACAAGAAATTGGTTTTGGTGAAGTTTTTACAACTGATCCAGGCGATGAAGCCATGATCAAAGCTACATTAGCTTGGCTCTCAGCCTAA
- a CDS encoding chorismate lyase, translating to MSHRNRLRSTWNRVDSGEIHRAPLQWQPWLSDTGSLTQKIENAIGQKLTVKVLRDRPQSLHDDELQSFRNRIKRCRVREVLLCVNETPLVIARSIIPTLSSSGSNHSILRLGTRPLGAVLFSKTRMHSKARPQRDIARIDRSSPLWKGFNKTGIALPSSLWARRTLYRLKGHPILVNEVFLPALLQYSAT from the coding sequence ATGTCTCACCGTAATCGTCTCCGTTCTACATGGAATCGAGTCGATTCCGGTGAAATACATCGGGCACCACTTCAGTGGCAACCATGGTTAAGCGATACTGGGTCGCTTACACAAAAAATTGAGAATGCGATTGGCCAAAAGTTAACTGTTAAGGTTTTACGAGATCGCCCTCAATCTTTACATGATGATGAACTCCAATCATTTCGGAACAGAATTAAACGCTGCCGAGTGAGAGAGGTATTACTCTGCGTTAATGAAACGCCCCTTGTCATCGCCCGCAGCATCATTCCTACCTTGAGCTCAAGCGGCAGCAACCATTCGATCCTACGCTTGGGCACAAGACCTCTAGGCGCAGTTCTATTTAGCAAAACTCGGATGCATTCAAAGGCTAGACCTCAGCGTGACATTGCTCGCATTGATAGAAGCAGCCCGCTTTGGAAGGGGTTCAACAAGACCGGAATTGCATTGCCTTCATCTCTTTGGGCGCGCCGTACCCTCTATCGTTTAAAGGGACATCCCATTTTGGTCAATGAAGTTTTTTTACCTGCTCTGCTCCAATACTCAGCAACTTAA